The genomic region TGTTCCTGATCGACGTTTCCGGTTCCATGGATGAGCCGGACAAGCTGCCGCTGTTGAAGAACGCTTTCCGGTTGCTCGTCGACAAGCTGAAGCCGGAAGACACGGTGTCGATCGTCACCTATGCCGGAAACGCCGGCACCGTGCTCGAGCCGACGGCGGTCAAGGACAAGACGAAGATCCTGGCGGCGATCGACACGCTGACATCAGGCGGTTCGACAGCCGGCGCTGCTGGCATCGACGCGGCCTACGCGCTGGCCGAAAAAACTCGCGTCGAGGGCGGCGTCAACCGCATCCTGCTGGCGACCGACGGTGACTTCAATGTCGGCCCGTCGAGCGACGAGGAGCTGAAGCGGCTGATCGAGGAAAAGCGCAAGAGCGGCATCTTTCTCTCGGTGCTCGGCTTCGGCCGCGGTAACTACAACGATGCGCTGATGCAGGCGATCGCTCAGAACGGCAACGGCGTTGCCACCTATATCGATACCCTTGCCGAAGCCCAGAAGACCTTGGTCGAGGAGGCGGGCTCGTCGCTTTTCCCGATCGCCAAGGACGTCAAGCTGCAAGTGGAGTTCAATCCGGCAGCGATCGCCGAGTATCGCCTCATCGGCTACGAGACCCGGGCGCTGAAACGCGAGGATTTCAACAACGACCGGGTGGACGCCGGCGATGTCGGCTCGGGCCACAGCGTCACCGCAATCTACGAAGTGACGCCGAAGGGCAGCCCGGCGGTTCTCAACGACGACCTGCGCTATGCGACGGCGGAGAAGCCGGCAGCGAATGCGACTGCGCATTCGGGCGAACTCGCCTATCTCAAGATCCGCTACAAGAAGCCGGATGGCGACAAGAGCGAGTTGATCACCACGCCGGTCACTGAGGAGAATGCCGTGCCGTCGCTCGCGGAAGCTGCGGCCGACGTCCAATTCTCCACCGCCGTCGCCGCCTTCGGCCAGAGGCTTGCGGGAAACCCGGCGCTCTCGGGCTATTCCTATACGGCGATCGCTGATCTTGCGGCGGGCTCTAAGGGGGCAGACCCGTTCGGATACCGCGGGGAGTTCGTCAATCTGGTGCGGCTGGCGAAGGGGCTTTCTGGCGCTAAAGAGTAGCCGCGACCGCCTGCCTCTGGGCTCGATGAGGAGCGTTGCCGTTAGAGCGAAGTCCGACCTCGGTCGCGATAGAAAGCATCTCAGCACGGCCAATCGAGGCAGCCCCCTCTGGCCTGCCGGCCATCTCCCCCACAAGGGGGGAGATTCGCTAGAGGCGCCGCCTATGCGCCAGCTCCATCTCCGGCTGAGAGGCTGGCGCGGTCCGAGGAGAGGGATTGAGGAACTTGCGTCTTGCCGATCTCCCTCCTTGTGGGGGAGATGGCCGGCAGGCCTGAGGGGGGTATCTGCACCCGATCTTCGCCGTTTCAATCCGATCAGGTTTCGCAGCGCTCAAGCCTTCGGGTAAGCCCGCTGCAGGCCGCCGGATTTCGCCAGCCCCGCCCGGAACGCCTGGTAGGCCGGGTGCTGGCTGGAGCGCGCTGCTTCCATGAGGCGCATTTGCAGCCGGGCGGGCGCCTCGTTGCCGAGCCATTCACCGAGTTTCTCCAGCTTCAGCGCGTTCAGGAAGCGGGCCTCGGCGGCGAGGTCGAGATGACAGTGCAGGCCCTCCATGAGGTTTTCGTCCTGCTCCGGATTCTCCATCAGCAGCTTGATGAAAGCCTGATCCGCTTCGCTGAAGCTCGAAAGCTTGGCGGCGGTCGTGTCCCTGTCCGGAAAGGCGGCTGGCCCGGCCCTCATGAATCGTCTCCCGTCGAATCGAAACGCCTCCGGGATAGGACAGCAACCCGGCGCCTGCAAGCGTTGCCGGCAACGATCGCTGCGGCGGTGATAGCGTGCCCTTGCGGCCGAAAAAACCACTGGCAGCCTGATATTGCCGATGTGCGCGGCCGACTGCGCCGGTTTCGGCCGCAAAATATCGCTACGGGGCACGACGCCTAGCGCGACAGGGCGCGGCGCCTGACCCTTGCCGGATCACAAAGAAAAACGCTCCGGGCATTCCGCTCCGGAGCGCTCGTCGTTTCGTGCTGCCCAGTTTGGCAGTCTCAGGCGCGACGGCGGCCACCGCGTTCGCGGGTCGGTGCGGAGGCGCCTTTGCCGGCCGTCTTGTTGCGAAGAGGCCCGATCTTTTCGACGATGATGTCGAGCGTCGGGCGTTCGCCCTTCGCATGATTGTCGAGCGCGAGGCGCATCGCGGCGAGATGGTTGCAGGAGGTGCCGCAGCAGCCGCCGATGATTTTCGCGCCGGCGTCAACCGCGAGCCGCACATATTCCGCCATCAGCGGCGGAGTGCCGGAATAATGGATCTCGGAGCCGCGGAATTCCGGAATGCCGCAATTGCCCTTGACGACGACGGTCGCCTCCGGCTTTGCCGCGGTCATGTCGAGCAGCGAAGACAGGATGTCGGAGGCGCCGACGCCGCAATTGGCGCCGACGGCGACCGGGCCCTCACCGATATCGCCGGCGACGGTGTGAATGTCTTTGGGGTGGAGACCCATCATCGTCTTGCCGGCGGTATCGAACGAGCCGGTATAGACGTAAGGCAGGCCGACTTTGGTGGCAGCCTCGGCCGCCGCGCGGATTTCGTCCGGCGAGGACATGGTCTCGATCCAGGCGACTTCCGCTCCACCCGCCTTCAAGCCTTCGATCTGTTCTGCGAAGGCTGCAACAGCATCTTCATAGGAAAGCGCGCCGAGCGGGATCAGGAGTTCGCCGGTCGGGCCGACGGAGCCGGCAGTGATGACCTTGCGCGGCGCCTTGTCGGCCACGGCGCGGGCGATTTCGGCGGCGCGCTTGTTCAGCGCATGGACGCGATCCTCGGCCTGATGCAGTTTCAGCCGATGGCGCGTCCCGCCAAAGGAATTGGTGAGGATGATGTCTGCGCCGGCATCGACGAAGTCCTGATGCAGCTTGGTGATGTTCTCCGGCTTTGCCTCGTTCCAGAGCTCCGGCGCTTCGCCGGCTTCGAGCCCCATGGCAAAGAGCGACGTCCCGGTCGCGCCGTCGGCAAGCAGAACGCCCTTCTGGGCAAGGAGATCGGAAAGGGCATTGGCGGAAGCGGACATCGGTTTTTCCCGGCTGAATGAGATTGCAACAACATATAAAGATATCTTTATGTGATTGCAACCGACTTTGCCGCCATGCGGCGGAAAAGTCGGAAGCCGATCTACGGCGCCGCGTCTTATCCGACGCGCAAGGGACGCTGTGGCGCTTTAAATGGAGCTGTCACGCTTCCGTCCGGGTGGCTCTCGACGGCAAATCATCCGCCAGAAGAGCGGCGAGATCCGCCGCAGGCTTGTCCGCATGTGCACGCAAGCGCAGGCTGAATTCGGCGGCGGGCAGGGGCGGCAGGTCGAGATGCGCGGGCGCTGGCTCTATTCCCGGCCCCAGGAACCGTGCCGTGCGCGTCGTGACGGCGATGCCGCTCATGACCGCCGCGCGCAGGCCCGACAGGCTCGGGCTCGTCGCCGCGATCCGGAAGGGGCGCCCGGCCGCTTCGAGCGCCGAGATCGCCGCTGCCCGGAAGCCACAGGGCGGGTCGAGCACGGCCAGCGGCACTTCCGCGTCGATCGTCGCCAGTCCCTTGTCGGCGCAAAGCCAGATCATCTCTTCTTTCAGCACGAGCAGTTCATCGGGCGCAGGCGCTTGCCGCATGGCGAGCAGAATGTCGACCTGGGCCTGATCGAAGGCCGTCGTCAGTTCCTTCGATCTGCCGATCCGGAGATCCAGGCGAACTCGCGGATGGCTGCGGGCGAAGCGGCGCAAGAGGTCGGGCAGCGTCGTATCGGCGAAATCTTGCGTGCTGCCGAGCGAGATCCGCCCGTCGGCGCGTGCGCCCCGGAGGCTGAGCCAGGCATCGCGATGGGCTTCCAGGATGCGGCGGGCGTGACCCACGAGTTCCTCGCCGACCGGCGTCAGCGTGCGCCCGCGCCCGGCCGGCGCCAGAAGCGGTTCGCCGATCAGCGTTTCGAGGCGCTGCATCTGCGCCGTCACGGCGGAGGGAGACCGATTGACGGCGGTCGAGGCGCGGGAAAGCGAACCGCCTTCGGCGAAGGCGAGGAATGTGCGCAGGAGATCGGGATCGATGACATTCATGCTTCGATTGTATCGAAGTATTGATGCAAGACAATTTGATTTTATTGATGTGTCAGTGGTGGCAGGCTGAAACTGAAGAACAACTGCAGTCGAAAGGAGCTTGCCATGCCCATCATCAACGTCACCGTCACGGGGCGTCCTGACCCGGAACTGTCCGCAAGGATCGCGGCAGAAGTCAGCGAACAGACGCAAGCGCACCTGCGCAAGGATCCGACTGTCACCGCGGTTGCGGTCGGCTATGTCGACCCCCAGCACTGGTTTGCCGGCGGAAAGTCGATCGCGTCGCAGGAGACCAACAGCTTCTGGCTGGATATCAAGGTCGTGGACGGCACCAACACCAAGCAGGAAATGGCCGCTTACATCGAAGCGATCTACGACGCCTTCGGGAAACTCCTTGGAAAGGTCCATCCGGAGAGTTATGTGCTCGTTCACGAGGTCGCCGCAGCCGCCTATGGCTATGGCGGCAAGACGCAGGAGTTCCGCTTCATCAGCGGCAAGCTCAAGCCGGCTGCGTAGCGGCGCAAACCGAGTAGGAAAAAGGGCGCTCGCGAGAGCGCCCATTTTATTTGTATGCGATGCGATCCGGCCTACGCCGCCTGACGGTCGGTGTGGCTCGTCGGCGTCACCATGGCGGCGATGATCGTCTGCAGGTCGATCGCGCCCATCGGCCGGCCGTTCTCATCGACGACGTGGGCCGCGGAGACGTGCGCGCCGGTCATCGTGCGGGCAGCCGCTTCGAGAACCGTGCCGGCCGGAAGCGATACGCCCTCCGGATTGCCGGAGAGCGGCCGCATGATCGTCTCGACATGGACGACGCGGCCACGGTTCACTTCCTTGACGAAGGCGGTGATGTAGTCGTCCGCCGGCGACAGCACGATGTCCTGGCCGGTGCCCTGCTGTACGACGCGGCCGTCGCGCAGAATCGCGATCTTGTCGCCGAGTCTCAGCGCTTCATCGAGGTCGTGGGTGATGAAGACGACGGTCTTTTTCAGTTCCTTCTGCAGGTCGAGCAGCACCGACTGCATGTCGACGCGGATCAGCGGGTCGAGTGCCGAATAGGCCTCGTCCATCAGCAGGATGTCGGCGTCGTTGGTAAGAGCCCGGGCGAGGCCCACGCGCTGCTGCATGCCGCCCGAAAGCTGGTTCGGATAGTGGTTCTCGAAACCCTGGAGGCCGACGCGCTCGATCCAGCCGCGCGCCCGCTTTTCACTTTCGCGCCGCTCGATGCCCTGGATCTCCAGGCCGTATATCGTGTTCTCGAGGACGGTGCGGTGCGGCAGGAGCGCGAATTTTTGAAACACCATTGCCGTCTTGTGGCGACGGAATTGGCGAAGGTCGGTTTCGTTCATCTTGCAAACGTCGGTGCCGTCATAGAGCACCTCGCCGGCGGTCGGGTCGATCAGCCGGTTGATGTGACGGATCAGCGTCGACTTGCCGGAACCGGACAGACCCATGACCACAGTGATGCAGCCGCCGGGCATCAGGATATTGATGTCCTGCAGGCCGAGCACGTGACCGTGCTTCTCGTTGAGTTCGGCCTTGCCCATGCCCTTCTTGACGACATCGACGAAGTCCTCGCCGCGGGGGCCGAAGATTTTGTAGAGGTTCTTCACCTCGATTGCGTGACTAGCCATGAACAACCTCCGAGTGCTTTTGCAGCCGCCTTCCGAAGGCCTGGCTGGTACGATCGAAAATGATAGCGATGCCGACAAGGGCAAAGCCGTTAAGGAAACCGACGGTGAAGAACTGGTTGGCGATCGCCTGGAGCACGTTCTTGCCGAGCCCGCCGACGCCGATCATCGAGGCGACGACGACCATTGCCAGCGACATCATGATCGTCTGGTTGATGCCGGCCATGATGGTCGGCAGCGCCAGCGGCATCTGCACGTTCTTCAGCTTCTGCCAGGCGGAGGAGCCGAAGGCGTCGGCGGCCTCCAGCACTTCCTTGTCGACGAGCCGGATACCGAGATTGGTGAGGCGGATCATTGGCGGCACGGCATAGATGACGACGGCGATCAGGCCCGGCACCTTGCCGATGCCGAAGATCATCACCACCGGAATGAGATAGACGAAGCTCGGCATCGTCTGCATGACGTCGAGGATCGGATTGACAAAGGACTGCACACGGTCGGAGCGGGCCATCGTAATGCCGATCGGGATGCCGATCACGATCGAGATCAGCGTGCAGACGGTGACCATGGCGAGCGTGATCATCGTGTCGTTCCAGAGCCCGACGAGCCCGATCGCCACCATCGACAGCGCCGTGCCGATGGTGATCCTTGAATTCCGGCTGCCGAGATAGACGATGGCGATCATGATAATAAGTATCAGGATCCAGGGCGAACTGACGAACGCCCGTTCCAGGTAGTTCAGGAACCATTGCAATGGCTGGACCACTGCGTCGATCGCATCGCCATAGCTGCGCACGAATCCCTTAAACCCGTCGTCGACGCTCTTGCGCGCCATGCGAATTGTGCCATCGTCGATGGCCGGGAACTTGCAAAGCAGTTGCGGCAAGAAACTGCAGATAGCCATTTTTTCCCCCTTCCGGCCGGAAGTCTTATGCCGCCGGCTGCGTCTTGGAACGACCGCACGCGGCCATCCTGCGCAGACTTGCTCGTGACCTCTTAGTGTCCCGGCGCGAGAAATGTGACAGCGAAACGACGGTCCCGCTGTACTGTTTGCGACGTTAGCGGGAGCACTTCGCCGCTCCACTGCATGTTTCCTTAAATCGGAGCCGATTTTAAGGACAAAAACATGCAGCAATTCAAAGTGCTACAGCGACCTTTGTGCGTCCGAAAAGGCGCACGGCGCTGTAGGCAGCCCAGTCAGGCGGGCAATCGCTTGCCGAGGCGCGCGGCGCGCGGCGGCCGGGAATCCGGCTGCCGTCGCTGCGACGCGTCTCGTCAGAGCGCTGCCTTGACCTTCTCGGCCACCTCGGGACTGACCCATTGGGTCCACATCTCGGGAAACTCTTGGAGGAAGTGCTTGGCCGCGTCCTCGTTGGTACCCTGGTTCTGGTCCATCCAGGCCAGAACCTTGTTGACCGTGCCGTTATCCCACTTGCGCACCTTGACGTAGTCCATGGCGACGCCGGCCTTCTCCGCGAAGGACTTCGTCACGACCGTGTAGACGTCCGAGACCGGATAGGAATTGACCTTCGGGTTCGGGCAATCGGGAACGGCGGAGCAGGCGTCCCACTCCTTCTTGTCATGGTCGACGCCGAAGGAGAGGCGGGTCATTTCGTACTTGCCGAGAATGGCGGTCGGGGCCCAGTAATAGCCGAGCCAGCCGGTCTTCTTCTCGAAGGCGTTGGCGATGGAGCCATCAAGGCCGGCGGCCGATCCAGTGTCGACCAGTTCGAATCCCGCTTTGTCGGCTTCGAGCGCCTTGAACAGATTGGCGGTCGAGACCTGACAGTTCCATCCGGAGGGGCAGTTGTGGATCGCGCCCTTGGACGGGTCTTCCGGCGCAGGGAAGAGGTCCGGATGTTTCAGAGCGTCCTGCACGGTCTTGATGTCCGGGTGCGCATCGGCGAGGAACTTGGGTATCCACCAGCCCTCGACACCGCCTTCGCTGAGCAGCGGCGCGGCCTGGATCAGCCGGCCTTCCTTGATCGCTGCGTCAAGCGGTGTACGCACGGCGTTGACCCAGAGTTCCGGGGCCATGTCGGGCTGCGCCTTCTCGTTCATCGAGGCAAAGGTTGGCATCGTGTCGCCGGTGACGAGCTCCACGGTGCAACCATATCCGTTTTCGAGAATGATTTTGTCGACGTGGGCGGCGACACCCGCCGAGGCCCAGTTCATTTCGGCAATGCTGACTTCGCCGCATTCCGCGGCTTGCGCCGAGCCCGCCACGGCATAAAGGCCCACGGCGAGAAAAGTGGACGCGAGGAGCTTCTTCATGTTTGCAAGACCTCCCAGTCTTTTTGCAGCCAACGATCGAGGGTGCCGCAGTGATTACCGCTGTCCCGACACCTGATTACTCAGTGAGCAGCCTAAGGTTCGACATCGGAAGGCCAAATCATGCCCCCGCTGCGGCAGTGGGGGAGTTCTTTCCAATCCTTGCCGCTGAACCCTGTCGCCGGCCGGATCTCCTCTTCACCGCTGTGGCAAGCCTAAGTATTCCCGAAGAGAAATCAACCTCTTCAATCGGATGCCGTGTCGAACAACGCCGTCGTCGCGCGTGCCGCTTCTTGCCGTCTGGCCGCAAATTTGAGCATTTGCGACAAAATTGCCGCAAAATGCGGCTCGGGGGGCCGCATCTCCTCTGAGCCTGTTTCAATCGGGACGTTTCCTGTCGCGATTGCGTCCGGTATTCGCCCGAGGATGTCGCGCAAAAAATTCAAAAAAGATCGCGATTCACGATTGCTTAAGGCATCAATAACCATCCGGTAACGATGTCAGGCTAATTGTTTGCCTGCGGCGGGCGACTGCCGCAGGTCCGGATCAGGTGCTGCGTACCGGACCTGGAACATCCCGCGCCCCCTGCAATGGCAGGGGAGGCACTCTTGAACTCGAAGAGTGCAGCGATTTCCGGTTTGTTGTGCCGGAGAGACCATGCGTTATTTTTGGCGGCCGCATCCCCTCGCAGGAGGTCGGGTGCGGCTTTCGCATTGTAGGCTCACTCAAGCGGCAAACGGCAACAAAAAAGCCGCCCCGAAAGGAGCGGCTCGCAGCGGGAAAGCGCCTGATTATCCAATGTTGGACGTGCGGATGAAACCGAGCGGGCCGCGAGGGGCATCCATCTCGATATTGCGCACGCGGGACTGGCTCGACGGCGCCTTGGAGTTCCAGGCGATTTGAACGAAATTGGGTTTGCTGAAGATGAACAGCATGGCTTTTCTACCTTGGGAGTCCGGGGCCTCGCCCGGGTTGTTTCGATGCCGTCGATATAGGCGCGAGCGGGTGGAATTTGAATGCCAATGTCGCCATCGCATGTCGCAATTCCGCTAGTCCCGTCGCGATTTCGAACAAGCTTCGCGAGTGGCGGAAACGGGCCGTGATCGCGCATGGCGAAATGAGGTTGAAACCCGTCGAAAACAGGCCTTTGCCGGCGATGGTTTCGATGTTACGGGAGGTCGCATGACACAGAAGATCATGCTGCAGGGGACCGGCTCGGATGTCGGAAAATCGGTATTGGTGGCTGGGCTCTGCCGGCTCGCCTCCAATCGTGGATTGAAGGTCAGGCCGTTCAAGCCGCAGAACATGTCGAACAACGCCGCCGTTTCCGATGACGGCGGCGAGATTGGGCGGGCGCAGTGGCTGCAGTCGCTGGCCGCGCGCGTGCCGTCCTCCGTCCACATGAACCCGGTGCTGTTGAAGCCGCAA from Sinorhizobium garamanticum harbors:
- a CDS encoding VWA domain-containing protein; translation: MTDDFEKLAGKLPPTPSSEARARALAAAMEAYDTAENSSATQGSAPSLRPSSILNRIWSPIMNRKLLAGSALATLIVVPAAAFLTLELVRSNPPSTQETQIAARTEPKPVANNATPLARSQPAQGAAKIAEEVESEAPAAAQTDAMASRSAADTAAPMSTLGGTVGFAARGRMEIMPAPTTPGDILPPPVENRERFANADANPVKSVATEPVSTFSADVDTASYSFVRRSLMAGEMPNPEAVRVEEMVNYFPYDWPRPTSAAEPFKATVTVTPTPWNAGTRLMHVAIKGYEAVPAEAPKANLVFLIDVSGSMDEPDKLPLLKNAFRLLVDKLKPEDTVSIVTYAGNAGTVLEPTAVKDKTKILAAIDTLTSGGSTAGAAGIDAAYALAEKTRVEGGVNRILLATDGDFNVGPSSDEELKRLIEEKRKSGIFLSVLGFGRGNYNDALMQAIAQNGNGVATYIDTLAEAQKTLVEEAGSSLFPIAKDVKLQVEFNPAAIAEYRLIGYETRALKREDFNNDRVDAGDVGSGHSVTAIYEVTPKGSPAVLNDDLRYATAEKPAANATAHSGELAYLKIRYKKPDGDKSELITTPVTEENAVPSLAEAAADVQFSTAVAAFGQRLAGNPALSGYSYTAIADLAAGSKGADPFGYRGEFVNLVRLAKGLSGAKE
- the bmt gene encoding betaine--homocysteine S-methyltransferase, which translates into the protein MSASANALSDLLAQKGVLLADGATGTSLFAMGLEAGEAPELWNEAKPENITKLHQDFVDAGADIILTNSFGGTRHRLKLHQAEDRVHALNKRAAEIARAVADKAPRKVITAGSVGPTGELLIPLGALSYEDAVAAFAEQIEGLKAGGAEVAWIETMSSPDEIRAAAEAATKVGLPYVYTGSFDTAGKTMMGLHPKDIHTVAGDIGEGPVAVGANCGVGASDILSSLLDMTAAKPEATVVVKGNCGIPEFRGSEIHYSGTPPLMAEYVRLAVDAGAKIIGGCCGTSCNHLAAMRLALDNHAKGERPTLDIIVEKIGPLRNKTAGKGASAPTRERGGRRRA
- a CDS encoding LysR substrate-binding domain-containing protein is translated as MNVIDPDLLRTFLAFAEGGSLSRASTAVNRSPSAVTAQMQRLETLIGEPLLAPAGRGRTLTPVGEELVGHARRILEAHRDAWLSLRGARADGRISLGSTQDFADTTLPDLLRRFARSHPRVRLDLRIGRSKELTTAFDQAQVDILLAMRQAPAPDELLVLKEEMIWLCADKGLATIDAEVPLAVLDPPCGFRAAAISALEAAGRPFRIAATSPSLSGLRAAVMSGIAVTTRTARFLGPGIEPAPAHLDLPPLPAAEFSLRLRAHADKPAADLAALLADDLPSRATRTEA
- a CDS encoding tautomerase family protein, yielding MPIINVTVTGRPDPELSARIAAEVSEQTQAHLRKDPTVTAVAVGYVDPQHWFAGGKSIASQETNSFWLDIKVVDGTNTKQEMAAYIEAIYDAFGKLLGKVHPESYVLVHEVAAAAYGYGGKTQEFRFISGKLKPAA
- a CDS encoding quaternary amine ABC transporter ATP-binding protein, coding for MASHAIEVKNLYKIFGPRGEDFVDVVKKGMGKAELNEKHGHVLGLQDINILMPGGCITVVMGLSGSGKSTLIRHINRLIDPTAGEVLYDGTDVCKMNETDLRQFRRHKTAMVFQKFALLPHRTVLENTIYGLEIQGIERRESEKRARGWIERVGLQGFENHYPNQLSGGMQQRVGLARALTNDADILLMDEAYSALDPLIRVDMQSVLLDLQKELKKTVVFITHDLDEALRLGDKIAILRDGRVVQQGTGQDIVLSPADDYITAFVKEVNRGRVVHVETIMRPLSGNPEGVSLPAGTVLEAAARTMTGAHVSAAHVVDENGRPMGAIDLQTIIAAMVTPTSHTDRQAA
- a CDS encoding ABC transporter permease; this translates as MAICSFLPQLLCKFPAIDDGTIRMARKSVDDGFKGFVRSYGDAIDAVVQPLQWFLNYLERAFVSSPWILILIIMIAIVYLGSRNSRITIGTALSMVAIGLVGLWNDTMITLAMVTVCTLISIVIGIPIGITMARSDRVQSFVNPILDVMQTMPSFVYLIPVVMIFGIGKVPGLIAVVIYAVPPMIRLTNLGIRLVDKEVLEAADAFGSSAWQKLKNVQMPLALPTIMAGINQTIMMSLAMVVVASMIGVGGLGKNVLQAIANQFFTVGFLNGFALVGIAIIFDRTSQAFGRRLQKHSEVVHG
- a CDS encoding ABC transporter substrate-binding protein, which codes for MKKLLASTFLAVGLYAVAGSAQAAECGEVSIAEMNWASAGVAAHVDKIILENGYGCTVELVTGDTMPTFASMNEKAQPDMAPELWVNAVRTPLDAAIKEGRLIQAAPLLSEGGVEGWWIPKFLADAHPDIKTVQDALKHPDLFPAPEDPSKGAIHNCPSGWNCQVSTANLFKALEADKAGFELVDTGSAAGLDGSIANAFEKKTGWLGYYWAPTAILGKYEMTRLSFGVDHDKKEWDACSAVPDCPNPKVNSYPVSDVYTVVTKSFAEKAGVAMDYVKVRKWDNGTVNKVLAWMDQNQGTNEDAAKHFLQEFPEMWTQWVSPEVAEKVKAAL